A single genomic interval of Ruminococcus sp. NK3A76 harbors:
- a CDS encoding SH3 domain-containing protein — translation MAQKKKRSASKKPSAKPVRVQYEDDYEEEDDDKDFASTVRGVIAVMITFMVVAIVLMFTARRMFVLQGNEYKEEIPTGVVTSTQPTVYDGGKQTVASEEEDDTGKKKRTASPNAKDDDGKTTSKLSGTTQYRCISAVYLHPQPSAESENTLVIPQGAVVDVQKDEGGWYYLDYNGTVGWAYGTFFTINE, via the coding sequence ATGGCTCAGAAAAAGAAGCGCAGCGCAAGCAAGAAGCCTTCCGCTAAGCCTGTCCGTGTTCAGTATGAAGACGATTATGAAGAAGAGGACGACGATAAGGATTTTGCCTCTACGGTGAGAGGCGTTATCGCTGTTATGATAACCTTTATGGTGGTCGCTATAGTGCTTATGTTCACAGCACGCAGAATGTTCGTGCTCCAGGGTAATGAGTATAAGGAGGAGATACCTACAGGTGTGGTAACTTCCACTCAGCCTACCGTTTATGACGGCGGCAAGCAGACAGTTGCTTCCGAGGAGGAGGACGACACAGGCAAGAAAAAGCGCACAGCATCGCCCAACGCCAAGGACGATGACGGCAAAACTACGAGCAAGCTCTCAGGTACTACCCAGTACAGATGCATAAGCGCAGTTTATCTCCACCCGCAGCCCTCTGCTGAGAGCGAGAACACTCTTGTTATACCGCAGGGTGCAGTTGTTGACGTGCAGAAAGACGAAGGCGGCTGGTATTACCT
- a CDS encoding DUF3592 domain-containing protein, translated as MKRIILIAFFTLLAVGFPLTAQMIYKSDKNLSDNGIEIEATIISAEGKGMSQDVKVEYINDKGEKVTAKGVVSDGVYDVGREFKGRYFPDEPDKVIQPPKRSLKWTVYGVIIVLTFISLFAEYRLLRSLFLRNSVGAHGVTARAQVVNFDPNTKQCTINFTRADGVDCTVTMHSDVAYASGGYINIRYIPKGKSARVIILGY; from the coding sequence ATGAAAAGAATAATTCTGATCGCATTTTTTACACTGCTGGCTGTCGGCTTTCCGCTCACAGCACAGATGATCTACAAGAGCGATAAGAACCTGTCTGACAACGGTATAGAGATCGAGGCAACTATCATCTCCGCTGAGGGCAAGGGTATGTCGCAGGACGTAAAGGTAGAATACATAAACGATAAGGGCGAAAAGGTGACGGCCAAGGGCGTTGTCAGCGACGGCGTGTATGACGTCGGCAGAGAGTTCAAGGGCAGGTATTTCCCTGACGAGCCGGACAAGGTGATACAGCCGCCTAAGAGGTCGCTCAAATGGACGGTATACGGCGTGATAATAGTCCTGACGTTTATCAGCCTGTTTGCTGAGTACAGACTGCTCAGAAGCCTGTTTTTAAGGAACTCGGTCGGCGCTCACGGCGTGACTGCAAGGGCGCAGGTGGTAAACTTTGACCCCAATACTAAACAGTGTACTATCAATTTCACCCGTGCTGACGGCGTTGACTGTACTGTGACTATGCACAGCGACGTTGCCTATGCATCGGGCGGCTATATCAATATACGCTATATCCCCAAGGGCAAGAGCGCAAGGGTCATCATTCTGGGCTACTGA
- a CDS encoding DUF6465 family protein, whose protein sequence is MADKNVKEVAAEVKEAAAEKVEKAKTATKKTAAKAKTATKKTAAKAKTAAKTTAAKAKTTAKTTAAKAKTAAKKAVENKQAVFVQYGDKEVAALDVLEAVKADFKANNKGAVKTVKVYIKPEDNAAYYVVNDKVEGKVDL, encoded by the coding sequence ATGGCAGATAAGAATGTAAAGGAAGTAGCTGCTGAGGTAAAGGAAGCTGCTGCTGAGAAGGTAGAAAAGGCAAAGACAGCTACAAAGAAGACAGCTGCAAAGGCTAAGACGGCTACTAAGAAGACAGCTGCTAAGGCTAAGACAGCTGCTAAGACAACAGCTGCTAAGGCTAAGACAACAGCTAAGACAACTGCTGCAAAGGCTAAGACAGCTGCTAAGAAGGCTGTTGAGAACAAGCAGGCTGTATTCGTACAGTACGGCGACAAGGAAGTTGCTGCTCTTGACGTTTTAGAGGCTGTAAAGGCTGACTTCAAGGCTAACAACAAGGGCGCTGTAAAGACTGTCAAGGTTTATATAAAGCCTGAGGATAACGCTGCTTACTACGTTGTAAACGATAAGGTAGAGGGCAAGGTTGATCTTTAA
- a CDS encoding HU family DNA-binding protein, with protein MKKSELVALIAEKGGYTKTEANKALSTVIDAISQTLEGGEKVSLVGFGTFEVRDRAAKKSINPATKQPIEVPAKKVPAFKAGRALKDAVDKK; from the coding sequence ATGAAAAAGTCAGAATTGGTTGCACTTATCGCTGAGAAGGGCGGCTATACAAAGACTGAGGCTAACAAGGCTCTCAGCACAGTTATAGATGCTATCTCACAGACACTTGAGGGCGGCGAGAAGGTTTCTCTCGTAGGCTTTGGTACATTCGAGGTAAGAGACAGGGCTGCTAAGAAGTCCATCAACCCCGCTACAAAGCAGCCTATCGAGGTTCCTGCTAAGAAGGTCCCTGCATTCAAGGCAGGCAGAGCTCTTAAGGACGCTGTAGATAAGAAGTAA